From Diospyros lotus cultivar Yz01 chromosome 4, ASM1463336v1, whole genome shotgun sequence, a single genomic window includes:
- the LOC127799835 gene encoding cyclin-dependent protein kinase inhibitor SMR6 translates to MGCSKKHHQSEEGKKRAVAGIAFCAPLRSIATEPKERVLEADGGETTPTARESRIPEGFPCPPAPRKRRPSSCHRNSSRQFFTPPDLESVFRLHVEKAI, encoded by the coding sequence ATGGGTTGTTCaaagaagcatcatcagtcggAGGAAGGCAAGAAAAGGGCGGTCGCCGGAATCGCGTTTTGTGCTCCCCTGAGATCCATAGCTACGGAGCCCAAGGAGAGAGTGCTCGAGGCTGACGGCGGCGAAACAACCCCGACGGCGAGGGAATCGAGAATCCCGGAAGGGTTCCCCTGCCCGCCTGCCCCCAGGAAGCGGCGGCCGTCGTCGTGCCACCGCAACAGTAGCCGGCAGTTCTTTACTCCGCCGGACTTGGAGTCCGTGTTCAGACTCCACGTGGAGAAAGCAATTTGA